Part of the Desulforegula conservatrix Mb1Pa genome is shown below.
CAATTGAGGCTGTTGGCAATACCTTGAAAAAAGATAAACGCATTAATCTTCGTCTAAGTCAGAAAGATTATCACCAGATCCAGATCAGAGCTATCAAAGAGGGCATTCCATACCAGACCCTTATTTCAAGCATCGTTCATAAATATTTAGATGGTTCCTTACATTAGAAATTTGATTGTTCGGATCAAGGCCTACTCAAAATTTGGTCAGTAACTCCAAAACATAGGGGATAAAATGATAATAACCCTGGATATGACAGAACAAGAGGCAGAGATCTTTTCTGAATTTCTGAAAAGAATGGGCCTGAGTGATTATCAGGCCAAGGCCCAGACAACGGACGAGGCCTATTTGATGCAGGATGCCGGAGAAAAAATAAGGAAAGCCCTGGCCGAATATGGCTTTTCTCCAAGATAAAGAAACGTCTTTTGGAATATTTTTCCTCAGAAAATACAGATCAAGTCCCGGCTCTTCCGGAACACGTCTCAAGCCGTGTAAAAACCATATTCGAGGACGGCACTCCAGAAAATACAAGAAAAGCCTATAGGAAAGATCTCCTTTATTTCAAGGAATGGTCAAGGGCCGTTACAGATGCTGACGCTGTCATGCCTTTTCAGGAGCCTGACATAATAAAATTCATAACTGATCATCTCATGGGCCTCGATCCCGAAGTAGAATCAGTTCTCATGGAATCAGGCATAAAGGCCAAATCAGGGCCGCATTCCATAAGCACAATAA
Proteins encoded:
- a CDS encoding antitoxin, producing the protein MKKFDKKSFEPLDSEEKELMESIEREEWRPVDDLNQEKQKAIEAVGNTLKKDKRINLRLSQKDYHQIQIRAIKEGIPYQTLISSIVHKYLDGSLH
- a CDS encoding DUF7706 family protein; translated protein: MIITLDMTEQEAEIFSEFLKRMGLSDYQAKAQTTDEAYLMQDAGEKIRKALAEYGFSPR